In the Colwellia sp. 20A7 genome, one interval contains:
- a CDS encoding YceK/YidQ family lipoprotein, which translates to MKILTVFLFTLFICSCATIKTINPYNNHINISHFGKKSYCKDIPRIYSGISYNLCLMYGEPSNKTNIGSSVNHVPLVFIDTALSAVSDTVVLPYTIIMQAEKGDIKVN; encoded by the coding sequence ATGAAAATACTCACTGTTTTTTTGTTCACTTTGTTTATATGCTCATGTGCAACAATTAAAACGATTAATCCTTACAATAACCATATTAATATCTCTCATTTTGGCAAGAAAAGTTATTGTAAAGATATACCAAGAATTTATAGTGGTATTTCATACAACCTTTGTCTTATGTACGGTGAACCCAGTAATAAAACAAACATAGGTAGTTCTGTTAACCACGTCCCCTTAGTGTTTATCGATACAGCTTTATCCGCTGTTTCAGATACAGTCGTTTTACCCTATACCATTATTATGCAGGCTGAAAAGGGCGATATTAAGGTTAATTAA
- a CDS encoding Bax inhibitor-1 family protein, which yields MDVDVFSRTETSDKIIGASTYNLVIGLTLIWGFAINWFMVQNISVESISNINPIVFFIGYFASCFFGIYLFRKSDSPLVSFIGYNFVVVPFGLIINLVVSQYNPDIVLEAIRVTGMVTFVMMLLGSMYPAFFNKIAGGLTIALFCVIVVELIEIFIFNTHHGILDWIVAVIFCGYIGYDWARANAIPKTYDNAVDSAAALYMDIINLFIRILRILGRK from the coding sequence ATGGATGTAGACGTATTTAGTAGAACAGAAACGAGTGACAAAATAATAGGCGCTTCAACTTACAATTTGGTCATTGGTCTGACACTGATATGGGGTTTTGCCATTAACTGGTTTATGGTGCAAAACATTTCAGTTGAATCTATTAGTAATATCAATCCAATCGTTTTTTTCATTGGTTATTTTGCCTCGTGTTTTTTCGGTATTTATTTGTTTCGTAAATCTGACAGCCCATTAGTTAGCTTTATTGGTTACAATTTTGTGGTTGTTCCTTTTGGGCTAATTATTAATTTAGTCGTTAGTCAATATAACCCCGACATTGTCCTTGAAGCGATAAGAGTTACTGGCATGGTAACCTTTGTTATGATGCTGTTAGGTTCAATGTATCCTGCGTTTTTCAATAAAATAGCAGGTGGACTCACCATTGCTTTGTTTTGTGTGATTGTAGTAGAGCTAATTGAAATATTTATATTTAATACGCATCATGGCATTTTAGATTGGATCGTTGCCGTTATTTTCTGTGGTTATATTGGCTACGATTGGGCAAGAGCAAATGCTATTCCAAAAACATACGATAACGCAGTTGATAGCGCCGCGGCTTTGTATATGGATATTATTAATTTATTTATTCGTATACTAAGAATATTGGGCAGAAAATAG
- a CDS encoding TonB-dependent receptor, whose translation MLPGFPRTVVSTVCLSMVSCSALAATDKTALSTTNDSNNIAEVIVVTGTLHQSELLSLTGNIDRISSDDIASVNAVHPSDILNRATGVHIQTNNGMETLPSLRSPVLSGPGAAGAFLFLEDGVATRAAGFANNNALSELNLAQAREIEIIRGPASAIYGSNAVHGVVNALTKAPKNGGDVTLIAGPNDRYQLQGTIGSESDNHGVSASIQAVDDGGYRDNSDFRSLKLGLRHDYVNGDDHFKTVIAGFVLDQDTAGFVSSGDNGNECYSSIYSDETLYKDTNTMQKNCDSDAYREWSSIRVATSWQRELSADSSFTITPYFRLNQMEFSQHYLPSKAIEENSHYSVGMINNYHWQIGHDLAVVMGIDLEWTEGELTQTQQQPDSYSFGKARQQGLHYDYNVDASIIAPYIQTDWQLTEQLQLTGSVRFDATQYRYNNLIADGTTKADGSSCVNSNNEPIDCLFKRPSDNNDSFNNTSTKLGFNYRLNNKIAFFGSWSQGFRAPQTTDMYRLQNQQLVGEIEAEQLDSLELGLRGISNSLTYELVMYGMNKDNFFFRDDDGLNVTDGETSHKGLELSLNYDLTEQFSVAVNYSYGQHEYEFDRASSGVIKGNKVDTAPEQMANVRFAWQPTDSSKLELEWLHMGEYYLDPANEHDYAGHDLLQLRGSLALNHNTRIFARIENLTDEKYASRADFAFGTYRFFGGQTRTLHLGASISF comes from the coding sequence ATGTTACCAGGATTCCCCAGAACAGTTGTTAGCACAGTTTGTTTATCTATGGTTAGTTGCTCAGCACTAGCTGCTACTGATAAAACAGCGCTATCCACGACGAATGATAGTAATAATATAGCAGAGGTTATCGTTGTTACTGGTACGCTTCATCAATCCGAACTTCTCTCACTAACCGGTAATATCGATCGTATATCAAGTGATGATATTGCTTCAGTTAACGCTGTGCATCCAAGTGATATTTTAAACAGAGCAACAGGCGTTCATATACAAACTAATAATGGTATGGAAACGCTACCTTCGTTACGCTCTCCAGTGTTAAGTGGTCCAGGCGCTGCAGGCGCTTTTTTATTTCTTGAAGACGGTGTTGCTACTCGAGCGGCCGGCTTTGCTAATAATAATGCGTTGTCAGAGTTAAACTTAGCTCAGGCGAGAGAAATAGAAATAATTCGCGGTCCTGCCAGTGCTATTTATGGATCAAATGCGGTTCATGGTGTGGTGAATGCTTTAACTAAAGCCCCTAAAAATGGTGGGGATGTAACACTAATTGCAGGGCCAAACGACAGGTATCAACTGCAAGGGACAATTGGTAGCGAATCAGATAATCATGGCGTTAGTGCTAGTATTCAAGCTGTTGATGATGGTGGTTACCGTGATAATAGTGACTTTCGCTCTTTAAAATTGGGACTTCGTCATGACTATGTTAACGGAGATGATCATTTTAAAACGGTCATTGCTGGTTTTGTGCTTGATCAGGATACTGCTGGGTTCGTATCGTCTGGAGACAATGGCAATGAATGCTATAGCTCAATTTATTCAGATGAAACACTTTACAAAGATACTAACACCATGCAAAAAAATTGTGACAGTGATGCCTATCGTGAATGGTCGTCAATTCGTGTCGCAACAAGTTGGCAGAGAGAGTTAAGCGCAGACAGCAGCTTCACTATAACCCCATATTTTCGACTTAACCAAATGGAGTTTAGCCAACATTATTTACCGTCAAAGGCTATTGAAGAAAATAGTCATTATAGTGTGGGCATGATAAATAACTATCATTGGCAGATCGGTCATGACCTTGCTGTTGTGATGGGTATTGATCTTGAATGGACAGAAGGGGAGTTAACACAAACTCAACAACAGCCTGACAGCTATAGCTTTGGTAAAGCACGTCAACAAGGCTTACATTATGACTATAACGTTGATGCCTCAATTATTGCTCCCTATATCCAAACAGACTGGCAATTAACAGAACAATTACAACTCACCGGTAGTGTTCGCTTTGATGCAACACAATATCGATATAATAATTTAATTGCCGATGGCACGACTAAAGCCGACGGCAGTTCATGTGTAAATAGTAATAACGAGCCTATAGATTGTTTATTTAAACGTCCTAGTGATAATAATGATAGTTTTAATAATACTAGTACTAAATTAGGTTTCAATTATCGATTAAATAACAAAATCGCATTTTTTGGTAGTTGGTCACAAGGCTTCAGAGCACCGCAAACTACTGATATGTACCGACTTCAAAACCAGCAGTTGGTTGGTGAGATTGAAGCTGAACAACTTGACAGTTTAGAGCTAGGTTTACGTGGAATAAGTAATAGCCTCACTTATGAACTTGTTATGTATGGCATGAATAAAGACAATTTCTTTTTTCGTGATGACGACGGTTTAAATGTTACGGATGGTGAAACCTCACATAAAGGGCTTGAACTGAGTCTTAATTATGATTTAACTGAGCAATTTAGTGTGGCCGTTAATTATAGTTATGGTCAGCATGAGTATGAGTTTGATCGAGCCAGCAGTGGAGTTATTAAAGGCAATAAAGTAGACACAGCTCCAGAACAAATGGCTAATGTTCGCTTTGCTTGGCAGCCTACAGATAGCAGTAAACTTGAACTAGAATGGTTACATATGGGGGAATATTATTTAGATCCGGCTAACGAACATGATTATGCCGGACATGACTTATTACAACTTAGAGGCTCACTAGCACTCAATCATAATACACGTATATTTGCGCGGATAGAAAACCTGACGGATGAGAAATATGCGAGTAGGGCTGACTTCGCCTTTGGAACATACCGTTTCTTTGGTGGTCAAACTCGGACATTACACTTAGGTGCTTCTATTTCTTTTTAA
- a CDS encoding GDSL-type esterase/lipase family protein, translating into MYCRFKSIVTLIFFLIVGCSEQDKTIKLTQDSVILAFGDSLTKGTGVTVNKSYPNILQTTLGITVINEGIPGETSSKGLQRLEKTLKLTTPSLVILCHGGNDILKGLSKEKLENNLAQMIELIQSYGAEVMLVGVPKPSINLSTLPLYERLAGQYMLVSDLTSLPDLLKQRSMKSDSVHLNDKGYRQLALNLAAKIQII; encoded by the coding sequence ATGTATTGTCGATTTAAATCAATTGTTACCTTAATATTTTTTCTTATTGTTGGTTGTTCAGAGCAAGATAAAACAATTAAATTAACGCAAGACAGTGTCATTCTTGCCTTTGGTGATAGCCTTACTAAAGGCACGGGTGTTACCGTAAATAAGAGTTATCCAAATATTTTACAAACAACGTTAGGTATCACGGTAATCAATGAAGGTATACCTGGTGAAACAAGTAGTAAAGGTCTGCAGAGGTTAGAAAAAACACTTAAATTAACAACGCCAAGTCTTGTTATTTTATGCCATGGTGGAAACGACATTCTTAAAGGTTTATCCAAAGAAAAACTTGAAAATAATTTGGCTCAGATGATTGAGTTAATTCAGTCTTATGGCGCAGAAGTCATGTTAGTCGGTGTGCCCAAACCTTCAATCAATTTATCAACGTTACCCTTATATGAAAGGTTAGCGGGCCAGTATATGTTGGTGTCTGATTTAACAAGTTTACCTGATTTACTTAAGCAGCGAAGTATGAAGTCAGATAGTGTCCATTTAAATGACAAAGGTTATCGTCAATTAGCGTTAAACCTGGCCGCTAAAATTCAAATTATTTAA
- a CDS encoding tRNA-uridine aminocarboxypropyltransferase, with the protein MARNLCTPCQRPTSACICSFIIETHNKTPLLVLQHPSEVKQSKGTVALLNGSLTSCKILVGEDFTHNVELNEILASHQVLLLYPGEHSQILSLHDKKNEGKFTQTDKAKPLLLLVLDGTWKKSYRMFMLSKNLHSLTQVCLPDYLANNGQYLIRKVAKKNALSSLEATCYALALLEGEIKITTADKSLKTVEPDNIDCGNYQPMLNNFIKFNHFQLSFRG; encoded by the coding sequence ATGGCCAGAAATTTATGCACACCATGCCAACGACCCACTAGTGCTTGTATTTGTAGTTTTATCATAGAAACACACAATAAAACGCCTTTGTTAGTCTTGCAGCATCCAAGTGAAGTTAAACAAAGTAAAGGCACAGTCGCTTTATTAAATGGTTCGTTAACGTCTTGTAAAATACTGGTGGGTGAAGATTTCACTCATAACGTCGAGCTGAATGAAATATTAGCGTCGCATCAAGTATTACTGCTTTACCCAGGTGAACACTCACAAATTCTCTCTTTACATGATAAAAAGAATGAAGGTAAGTTTACACAAACAGATAAGGCTAAGCCGCTTTTGTTATTGGTACTCGACGGCACATGGAAAAAGTCGTACCGTATGTTTATGTTGTCTAAAAACCTACATTCACTTACGCAAGTCTGTTTACCTGATTATCTTGCTAATAATGGGCAATACTTAATTCGTAAAGTCGCCAAAAAAAATGCGTTATCGAGTTTAGAAGCAACTTGTTATGCATTAGCATTATTGGAAGGGGAAATAAAAATTACAACAGCAGATAAAAGCCTAAAGACGGTAGAGCCAGACAATATTGATTGTGGGAATTATCAACCCATGCTAAATAATTTTATAAAATTTAATCATTTCCAGTTATCTTTTAGAGGGTAA
- a CDS encoding low molecular weight protein-tyrosine-phosphatase, whose amino-acid sequence MNYKGVKSVLFVCMGNICRSPSAEAVFRQKAQAEGLSLKVDSAGTVGAHVREKPDHRAQKVGVERGYSFKGIKARKVTVQDFDNFDLILAMDNANLAELHKIAPEHLQYKAKLFLDFADNHDEEEVPDPYYGGANGFRFVLDLVEDASDGLLKQLK is encoded by the coding sequence ATGAATTATAAAGGAGTCAAGAGTGTACTTTTTGTCTGTATGGGCAATATTTGTCGCTCACCTAGCGCTGAAGCTGTTTTTAGGCAGAAAGCACAAGCGGAAGGTTTATCATTAAAAGTTGATTCAGCTGGTACTGTGGGTGCTCATGTTAGAGAAAAACCTGATCATCGAGCGCAAAAAGTAGGTGTTGAACGTGGCTATTCATTTAAAGGTATTAAAGCCCGAAAAGTGACAGTACAAGACTTTGATAACTTTGATCTTATATTAGCAATGGATAATGCAAACCTAGCAGAACTTCATAAAATTGCTCCTGAGCACTTACAATATAAAGCGAAACTCTTTTTAGATTTCGCTGATAATCATGACGAAGAGGAAGTACCAGACCCCTATTACGGTGGCGCTAATGGTTTTCGTTTTGTTCTAGATTTAGTTGAAGATGCCAGTGACGGTTTACTAAAGCAGTTGAAATAA
- the msrA gene encoding peptide-methionine (S)-S-oxide reductase MsrA → MKKILGLVLSTSLLFYTSIANADKAVLAGGCFWCMESDFEKLPGVTSVVSGFTGGKVKNPTYQGDHRGHYEAVEITYDPEKVSYQGILDHFWVNIDPFDAKGQFCDKGPSYLSAIFVANDQEKALAEQTKKAVVAKFPNQTVVTPILATSTFYPIKGAESYHQDFYKNSPVRYNAYRWGCGRDKRLQEIWGESATH, encoded by the coding sequence ATGAAAAAAATACTTGGTTTAGTTTTATCAACATCGTTACTTTTTTATACATCCATAGCGAATGCAGATAAGGCCGTTTTAGCTGGCGGTTGTTTTTGGTGTATGGAATCTGACTTTGAAAAATTACCTGGCGTTACCTCGGTTGTTTCAGGTTTTACAGGGGGGAAAGTAAAAAATCCGACTTATCAAGGCGATCATCGCGGACATTATGAGGCAGTTGAAATAACATATGATCCAGAAAAAGTAAGTTATCAAGGGATATTAGACCATTTTTGGGTAAATATTGATCCCTTTGATGCTAAAGGCCAGTTTTGCGATAAAGGACCAAGCTACTTGAGTGCGATTTTTGTTGCCAACGATCAAGAAAAAGCATTAGCTGAACAGACAAAAAAGGCTGTTGTAGCAAAGTTTCCTAATCAAACCGTTGTTACACCTATTTTAGCTACTAGTACTTTTTATCCTATTAAGGGAGCTGAAAGCTATCACCAAGACTTTTATAAAAATAGTCCTGTTCGTTATAACGCTTATCGTTGGGGATGTGGTCGAGACAAACGTTTACAAGAAATTTGGGGCGAAAGCGCTACTCACTAG
- a CDS encoding Lcl domain-containing protein, translating into MGVYYEKNHHYATSLGVAIFLSAFILLPTVNASEQLTATIIGSGSPIYNENRASASTLISAGDTHILVDMGNGTQANLNKLGFDARNLSALMFTHHHLDHNEEFVPMFIRLLLGQGDFTIMGPPNTVTLTESNLTLYEEDISYRLGKTNRKISERVKAFEVHDLTGGESFKVGDILVTTLKVPHTIYTLAYRFDYQGQSVVITGDLTYSDELPTLAKNADFMIIDSGGMVMKDGRRNTNKGNKVNKNGSQSSGDKGKKSTERAHLNLADSSSMAEQANVKNLVYTHFNSTTVDTVASLKEIQKNYRGNVIFGEDLMVIQASIVSTPTAPLISTPNLPKVDSSYAIVDTGQRIAYSNNDVISLPADKDKFFGQDASYIINAPSYTDNNDGTITDNVTGLVWQKDMGQKLSFEEALTKVNEVKLGGYSDWRIPTIKELYSLIQFSGSVKGEKALYPFIDTRFFTQPIGDTSSGEREIDAQTWSSTEYVAKTMTNDDTVFGVNFVDGRIKGYPKYNPRSKAANKMYFRFVRGNTDYGKNSFVDNNDGTVSDTATTLMWQQADSTQGLNWQEALEYAQQSTLGGYNDWRLPNAKELQSIVDYTRSPETSNSAAIDPIFKASSIKNEGGEQDYPYYWSSTTHLDGPVPESGAVYVAFGKALGEMRGKTMDVHGAGSQRSDPKTGEPMSRGPQGDMIRVENYVRLVRGGEVNVATGELSEVKSEYNAPSSLQSSSAQTSSLSKALSLISSASKNSALTLNNANKFINRFDQNNNGKVELSEFKAGEQRFKHFDKNNDGFISAEEAPTAPPKDER; encoded by the coding sequence TTGGGTGTTTACTATGAAAAAAACCATCATTACGCGACTTCTCTCGGGGTTGCGATATTTCTATCTGCTTTTATATTATTACCAACTGTTAATGCTTCTGAGCAACTTACAGCGACCATTATTGGCTCAGGTTCGCCGATTTATAATGAAAACCGTGCAAGTGCTAGTACTTTAATTTCAGCAGGTGATACCCATATTTTAGTTGATATGGGAAACGGCACACAGGCTAATTTGAATAAATTAGGTTTTGATGCCCGTAACCTTTCTGCATTAATGTTCACTCATCATCATCTTGATCATAATGAAGAATTTGTACCTATGTTCATCCGTTTGTTATTAGGGCAAGGTGATTTCACCATTATGGGACCGCCTAATACTGTTACGCTTACTGAGTCAAATTTAACCTTGTATGAAGAAGATATCTCATACCGCTTAGGTAAAACTAATCGTAAAATTTCAGAGCGTGTGAAAGCCTTTGAAGTGCATGATTTAACCGGTGGGGAATCCTTTAAGGTTGGCGATATTCTTGTTACTACGTTGAAAGTACCACATACTATTTATACCCTTGCTTATCGTTTTGACTATCAAGGTCAATCGGTTGTTATTACGGGAGATCTTACTTATTCTGACGAGTTACCAACATTAGCCAAAAATGCCGATTTTATGATTATAGATTCAGGCGGTATGGTAATGAAAGATGGACGTCGTAATACGAATAAAGGCAATAAAGTTAATAAAAATGGCAGTCAAAGCAGTGGAGATAAAGGGAAAAAGTCGACAGAGCGTGCTCATCTTAATTTAGCCGACTCAAGCAGTATGGCAGAGCAAGCGAACGTTAAAAATTTAGTGTATACCCATTTTAATTCTACTACGGTTGATACGGTTGCCAGTTTAAAAGAAATTCAAAAGAATTACCGTGGTAATGTGATTTTTGGTGAAGACTTAATGGTTATACAAGCAAGCATTGTTTCCACGCCAACTGCACCGTTAATATCAACTCCTAACTTGCCTAAAGTAGATAGCAGCTACGCTATTGTTGATACTGGGCAACGAATTGCTTATAGCAACAATGATGTTATTTCATTACCGGCGGATAAGGATAAGTTTTTCGGGCAAGATGCGAGTTATATCATTAATGCACCGTCTTATACTGACAATAATGACGGCACAATAACCGATAATGTTACAGGTTTAGTATGGCAAAAAGATATGGGACAGAAACTATCTTTTGAGGAAGCGCTAACAAAAGTTAATGAAGTGAAACTAGGTGGATATAGCGACTGGCGCATACCTACAATTAAAGAGCTTTATTCATTAATTCAATTTTCAGGCAGTGTGAAAGGCGAAAAAGCGCTTTATCCTTTTATAGACACAAGATTCTTTACACAACCTATTGGTGATACAAGTTCGGGCGAACGTGAGATAGACGCGCAAACCTGGTCGAGTACTGAGTATGTTGCTAAAACAATGACAAATGATGATACGGTTTTTGGTGTTAATTTTGTTGATGGCCGTATTAAAGGTTATCCAAAGTATAATCCACGTAGCAAAGCAGCTAATAAAATGTATTTTAGGTTTGTGCGAGGTAATACTGATTATGGTAAAAACAGTTTTGTTGATAATAATGATGGTACGGTATCAGACACTGCAACAACACTAATGTGGCAACAAGCGGATAGTACACAAGGACTAAACTGGCAAGAGGCACTGGAATATGCACAGCAATCGACGTTAGGTGGTTACAATGATTGGCGTTTACCTAATGCGAAAGAGCTACAAAGTATTGTTGATTACACACGTTCACCCGAAACCTCAAATTCAGCAGCGATAGATCCTATATTTAAGGCTTCATCAATTAAAAATGAAGGTGGTGAGCAAGATTATCCATACTATTGGAGTTCAACGACTCACCTTGATGGCCCTGTACCAGAGTCAGGTGCTGTTTATGTTGCTTTTGGTAAAGCTTTAGGTGAAATGCGTGGTAAAACAATGGACGTTCATGGTGCGGGATCGCAACGTAGTGATCCGAAAACGGGCGAGCCAATGTCTAGAGGCCCACAAGGTGACATGATTCGCGTTGAAAACTATGTACGTTTAGTGCGTGGTGGCGAAGTTAATGTTGCAACAGGGGAATTATCAGAGGTAAAAAGTGAATATAACGCTCCTAGTTCATTACAAAGCAGTTCAGCACAAACAAGCTCTTTGTCGAAAGCTTTATCATTAATTAGCTCAGCATCTAAAAACTCAGCACTAACTTTGAATAATGCTAATAAGTTTATTAATCGCTTTGATCAAAATAACAATGGTAAGGTTGAATTGTCAGAGTTTAAAGCAGGTGAGCAACGCTTTAAGCATTTTGATAAAAATAACGATGGTTTCATCAGCGCAGAGGAAGCACCAACCGCGCCACCTAAAGACGAGCGTTAA
- a CDS encoding VOC family protein codes for MSHHEKLNYVEFPATNLSATKLFFEQVFGWSFEDFGPEYTAFTNQGIDGGFYQSDLTATTANGSALLVLLSDNLELSQRNVESAGGKIIKPIFSFPGGRRFQFTDPSGNELAVWSKASV; via the coding sequence ATGTCTCACCATGAAAAACTGAATTATGTAGAATTTCCAGCGACAAACCTTTCAGCAACTAAATTGTTTTTTGAGCAAGTATTTGGATGGTCTTTTGAAGATTTTGGGCCTGAGTATACGGCATTTACCAATCAAGGAATTGATGGTGGTTTTTATCAGTCAGACTTAACGGCAACAACAGCTAACGGATCTGCTTTGCTAGTGTTACTAAGCGATAACCTTGAATTATCTCAACGTAATGTTGAATCAGCGGGAGGGAAAATTATTAAACCTATTTTCTCTTTTCCTGGCGGTCGTAGATTTCAATTTACCGATCCCAGCGGTAATGAATTAGCGGTATGGTCAAAAGCTAGTGTATAG
- the rrtA gene encoding rhombosortase translates to MKLSSFPFSKQHSLIVLIIAVVSIFAFAAEFFINDSVTQVFVYHRNLIVRGEIWRLFTGHLLHTNGYHLLLNLAALVMLWALHGRFYTIKNYCALFTFCAFITSMGIYYGSPSIIQYVGLSGVLHGIFVFGAIMDIAAKDKTGYLLFIGVFMKIAHEQIYGASTDVSDLIEASVAVDAHLWGAVGGLVFTIIYLRFFRFKTITID, encoded by the coding sequence ATGAAATTAAGTTCTTTTCCATTTTCGAAACAGCACTCGTTAATAGTATTAATTATTGCTGTTGTTTCAATTTTTGCTTTTGCGGCTGAATTTTTCATTAATGACTCTGTTACTCAGGTATTCGTTTATCACCGAAACTTAATTGTCCGAGGAGAAATATGGCGATTATTCACAGGACATTTATTACACACTAACGGTTATCATTTATTGCTCAACCTAGCCGCGCTAGTTATGCTTTGGGCATTACATGGGCGTTTCTACACCATTAAAAATTATTGTGCTTTATTTACTTTTTGCGCCTTCATTACCAGTATGGGTATTTATTATGGCTCACCGTCAATAATACAATATGTTGGTTTATCTGGCGTATTACATGGCATATTTGTGTTTGGGGCGATAATGGATATTGCTGCAAAAGATAAAACAGGTTATTTACTTTTTATCGGCGTTTTTATGAAAATAGCTCACGAACAAATTTATGGTGCTAGTACCGATGTCAGTGATTTAATTGAAGCAAGTGTTGCTGTTGATGCGCATTTATGGGGCGCGGTTGGCGGATTAGTATTTACGATTATTTATTTACGTTTCTTTCGTTTTAAAACCATTACTATCGATTAG
- a CDS encoding DUF1304 domain-containing protein, with protein sequence MKLLANIFVFFVAISHVGILVLEMFFWNHPIGQKIFLMTPEVAESSALLAMNQGLYNGFLAAGLFWGLIISRFDIKVFFLSCVIVAGIFGGITVKTSIIFTQGLPALIALVLVIISSRKTIS encoded by the coding sequence ATGAAATTATTAGCAAATATTTTTGTTTTTTTTGTGGCAATAAGTCATGTTGGAATTTTGGTTTTGGAAATGTTTTTTTGGAATCACCCAATAGGCCAAAAAATATTTTTAATGACACCTGAAGTAGCAGAATCTTCAGCATTGCTTGCTATGAACCAGGGGCTTTATAATGGTTTTCTTGCTGCTGGATTGTTTTGGGGGCTGATTATCAGTCGTTTTGATATTAAAGTGTTCTTTTTATCTTGTGTCATCGTTGCCGGTATATTTGGCGGTATTACTGTAAAAACCAGCATTATATTTACGCAAGGATTACCAGCACTGATAGCCTTGGTTTTAGTAATTATCAGTTCACGCAAAACTATTAGTTAA